The Siansivirga zeaxanthinifaciens CC-SAMT-1 region ATTCTTTAAAGCTTCAGAAGAAGTCACCAACGCACCGCCGGCGGAGGTTGTAATCATTTTGTTGCCATTAAATGAAAAAACGCCCATTTCAGAAAGGGTTCCGCAATATTTATTATTGACATGACTTCCTAAAGCTTCGGCGCTATCTTCTAAAACAGGAATATCATATTTTTTAGCTACCGCATTAATTTCATCGACATGATATGGCATTCCGTATAAATCGACTACAATTATAGCTTTAGGTTTTTTGTTATTATTTATTCTGTTTTTAATAGCAACCTCTAACAACTTAGGACACATATTCCAGGTTTCTAATTCACTATCAACAAAAACAGGAGTTGCTCTTAAATACAAAATAGGATTCGCAGTTGCTATAAATGTAAAACTCTGACAAATCACTTCATCTCCAGCAGACACCCCAAGCAAACGCAAGGCCAAATGAATTGCTGCCGTACCCGAATTTAGGGTAGTGATTTCATGGTTTCCGCCTAAATATTTTTTTAAGTCATTTTCAAAACCATCGAGATTATCACCTACAGGAGCAATCCAATTGCTTTTAATAGCTTCTTCGATATAGCTTGTTTCTAAATTTCCTAAATGAGGCGTAGAAAGGAATATTTTAGATTTATTTGACATTTAAAGGCTATTAGTAAATGATTATAAAATTGTTTTTTAGCTTTATTTTAAGAAGCATTTTACAATAAGTACAAATAAAAAAGAAATCAATTATATATTTGATTAATCTCTTAAATATATTTCACATATTTGTTTAAAGTTTACTAAAATACTAAAGTTAGAATGATTTATTCCGAACTAAAACCTTTAAAAAACCAACAAATACTCGTTACTGGTGGCGCTGGTTTTATAGGTTCTAATTTATGCGAAACCTTATTAGAAAATAATATTAAGGTTGTTTGTTTAGATAATTTTTCGACTGGAAAAAAAGAAAATATTTCTGCTTTTTTAAATCATACTCATTTTAAACTCATTGAAGGTGATATTAGAAATTTAGAAGATTGCAAAAAAGCTTGTGTGAATACTAATTATATTTTACACCAAGCTGCTTTAGGCTCGGTACCCCGATCTATTGAAGACCCTATAACAACCAATGACGTTAACATTTCTGGCTTCCTTAACATGCTTGTTGCTGCCCGAGATGCCAAAATTAAACGCTTTGTTTATGCAGCAAGTTCTTCTACCTATGGCGACCATGAAGCGCTACCCAAAGAAGAAGACACTATTGGCAAACCGCTTTCTCCTTATGCAATTACAAAATACGTAAACGAATTATATGCCGATATTTTTCATAAAACATACCAATTAGACACTATTGGATTGCGTTATTTTAATGTTTTTGGAAAAAAACAAGACCCAAATGGAGCCTATGCTGCTGTAATTCCTAAATTTATTCATCAATTAATAAATTTAGAATCGCCTGTAATTAACGGCGACGGAAGCTACTCAAGAGACTTTACTTATATCGATAATATTATTCAAATTAACATTAAAGCTCTTACAACAAAAAACGAAAACAGTTTAAACACGATTTACAATGCGGCTTTTGGAGAACAAACAACATTATTAGAATTGTTTGATTTGTTAAAAATGAATTTATCAGGTTTTGATAATAACATTAAAAA contains the following coding sequences:
- a CDS encoding SDR family oxidoreductase, whose translation is MIYSELKPLKNQQILVTGGAGFIGSNLCETLLENNIKVVCLDNFSTGKKENISAFLNHTHFKLIEGDIRNLEDCKKACVNTNYILHQAALGSVPRSIEDPITTNDVNISGFLNMLVAARDAKIKRFVYAASSSTYGDHEALPKEEDTIGKPLSPYAITKYVNELYADIFHKTYQLDTIGLRYFNVFGKKQDPNGAYAAVIPKFIHQLINLESPVINGDGSYSRDFTYIDNIIQINIKALTTKNENSLNTIYNAAFGEQTTLLELFDLLKMNLSGFDNNIKNVELKFRDLRAGDIPHSLASIDKAKKLLNYEPKYNIASGLNEAISWYWKHLK
- a CDS encoding DegT/DnrJ/EryC1/StrS family aminotransferase, whose translation is MSNKSKIFLSTPHLGNLETSYIEEAIKSNWIAPVGDNLDGFENDLKKYLGGNHEITTLNSGTAAIHLALRLLGVSAGDEVICQSFTFIATANPILYLRATPVFVDSELETWNMCPKLLEVAIKNRINNNKKPKAIIVVDLYGMPYHVDEINAVAKKYDIPVLEDSAEALGSHVNNKYCGTLSEMGVFSFNGNKMITTSAGGALVTSSEALKNKSLFLATQAKENKSYYEHVEMGYNYRMSNVLAGIGRGQMAVLNERIQSRRANFEFYKETLQFKGVSFLDEPKDFFSNRWLTCISVNSFEIREKIRLNLLKENIESKPLWKPLHTQPIFKENLSFLNGNSEALFETGLCLPSGSNLSKTDLNRVCDVVLKSLG